In Excalfactoria chinensis isolate bCotChi1 chromosome 3, bCotChi1.hap2, whole genome shotgun sequence, one DNA window encodes the following:
- the SMIM8 gene encoding small integral membrane protein 8, producing the protein MSAGKTPSENETPGERNPGLRGARTTTLFRAVNPELFIKPNKPVMAFGLVAITLCVAYLGYLHATVENKKDLYEAVDSEGSKYMRRKTSKWD; encoded by the exons ATGTCTGCCGGCAAAACTCCGAGTGAAAATGAAACACCCGGTGAGAGAAACCCAGGACTGAGAGGTGCCCGAACCACCACTCTGTTCCGAGCTGTGAACCCGGAGCTGTTCATTAAACCC aacAAACCTGTGATGGCATTTGGACTCGTAGCAATTACCCTCTGCGTGGCCTACCTTGGTTATTTGCATGCTACAGTAGAGAATAAAAAGGATCTCTACGAAGCTGTTGACAGTGAGGGGTCCAAATATATGAGGAGAAAAACTTCCAAGTGGGACTGA